A stretch of Nonomuraea africana DNA encodes these proteins:
- a CDS encoding NADP-dependent oxidoreductase has product MCINLFGESTMPRQINLASRPSGWPTAGNFELVEVASQPLGEGQVRVRNQFMSVDPYMRARMNDVPSYIPPFQLGRPLDGGAVGVVVESRSAGLAEGDLVLHGLGWRDEAVLDAARARRLEPVEGLSPSAFLAVLGMTSLTAYVGLLDVAAFKEGDAVFVSGAAGAVGSIAGQIAKLKGASRVIGSAGSAEKVEYLRGIGYDAAFNYRDAPVAEQLKQAAPDGIDVYFDNVGADHLEAAIGSLRNFGRVAMCGAIAVYNSTEPTPAPRNLALAIGKRLTLRGFIVSDHAARMSDMVTELGGWLREGRLSYEETVVDGLENAPEAFLGMLRGENTGKMIVRV; this is encoded by the coding sequence ATGTGCATCAACCTTTTTGGGGAGTCAACTATGCCTCGTCAGATCAACCTCGCCTCCCGCCCGTCCGGGTGGCCGACGGCCGGCAACTTCGAGCTGGTCGAGGTCGCGTCGCAACCGCTGGGCGAGGGCCAGGTCAGGGTCCGCAACCAGTTCATGTCCGTCGACCCCTACATGCGGGCGCGGATGAACGACGTGCCGTCCTACATCCCGCCGTTCCAGCTGGGCCGGCCCCTCGACGGCGGCGCGGTCGGCGTGGTCGTGGAGTCGCGCTCGGCCGGCCTCGCCGAGGGCGACCTCGTCCTGCACGGGCTCGGCTGGCGCGACGAGGCCGTGCTCGACGCCGCGCGGGCGCGTCGCCTCGAACCCGTCGAGGGCCTGTCCCCCTCGGCCTTTCTCGCCGTGCTCGGCATGACCTCGCTCACGGCGTACGTGGGCCTGCTGGACGTGGCCGCCTTCAAGGAGGGCGACGCCGTCTTCGTCTCGGGGGCCGCGGGGGCGGTCGGGAGCATCGCGGGCCAGATCGCCAAGCTGAAGGGCGCCTCGCGCGTCATCGGCAGCGCGGGCTCGGCGGAGAAGGTCGAGTACCTGCGCGGCATCGGCTACGACGCCGCCTTCAACTACAGGGACGCGCCCGTGGCCGAGCAGCTGAAGCAGGCCGCTCCCGACGGGATCGACGTCTACTTCGACAACGTCGGCGCCGACCACCTCGAGGCGGCCATCGGATCGCTGCGGAACTTCGGCAGGGTGGCGATGTGCGGGGCGATCGCCGTCTACAACAGCACCGAGCCGACGCCCGCGCCGCGCAACCTCGCCCTGGCGATCGGCAAGCGGCTGACGCTGCGCGGGTTCATCGTCAGCGACCACGCCGCCAGGATGTCCGACATGGTGACCGAGCTGGGCGGGTGGCTGCGCGAGGGCAGGCTGTCGTACGAGGAGACCGTCGTCGACGGGCTGGAGAACGCGCCCGAGGCCTTCCTCGGCATGCTGCGCGGCGAGAACACCGGAAAGATGATCGTCCGGGTGTAG
- a CDS encoding MarR family winged helix-turn-helix transcriptional regulator: protein MSVTREVVTLFAEVAARYNEGYEQAAAARRLTALQAKALVLLEREPLPMRRMAEVFSCDPSNVTGIVDRLERRGLVSREPAAADRRVKNVTLTAEGARVAEELRGVLGFAGEPLAGLSQAERVQLRDLLLRMLGRRPASP from the coding sequence ATGAGTGTGACCCGGGAGGTCGTGACCCTGTTCGCGGAGGTGGCGGCCAGGTACAACGAGGGCTACGAGCAGGCCGCGGCGGCGAGGCGGCTGACCGCGCTCCAGGCCAAGGCGCTGGTGCTGCTGGAGCGCGAGCCGCTGCCGATGCGGCGGATGGCCGAGGTGTTCAGCTGCGACCCCTCCAACGTCACCGGCATCGTCGACCGCCTGGAGCGGCGGGGGCTGGTCAGCCGCGAACCGGCCGCGGCCGACCGCCGGGTGAAGAACGTCACGCTGACCGCCGAGGGCGCGCGCGTGGCGGAGGAGCTGCGGGGCGTGCTCGGCTTTGCGGGCGAGCCGCTGGCCGGGCTGAGCCAGGCCGAGCGGGTGCAGCTGAGGGACCTGCTGCTGCGGATGCTCGGCCGCCGGCCGGCCAGCCCGTGA
- a CDS encoding endonuclease/exonuclease/phosphatase family protein, which yields MSPFSRRDLFRTSAAAATVAAGAGLLPSTPAGAATAGRSAASVRVVTWNIYKGGHGIGAGNLPHVLDQLVDLRPDIYLAVETYGSGEAIREALSRGAGHGKYTGVQITDRPAGRDNLWIFTHLPIAHVYPKPAGGRHITDFNLGGIRVRLADGQHLNAFVTWINYTDPWVGYLIDENAAGIRAGLTPRHTAEQVVAADQRQTAQLKELVDQHLPAMLAGNTDPVVIGGDLNTVPADDWSATWAAAPNHLGMSYPLTATKVVTDAGFVDTFRAAHPDAGAVEGRTWSPLPTERLITPQRIDLIFARGPVTVEGAQVVDQRMHRHGQGTFYSDHAAVVADLRLSR from the coding sequence GTGTCCCCCTTCTCACGTCGTGACCTGTTCCGCACCAGTGCGGCCGCCGCCACAGTGGCCGCCGGCGCCGGCCTGCTGCCCTCCACCCCCGCAGGCGCCGCCACGGCCGGCCGGTCGGCCGCCTCGGTGCGGGTGGTGACCTGGAACATCTACAAGGGCGGCCACGGCATCGGCGCGGGCAACCTGCCGCACGTCCTGGACCAGCTCGTGGACCTGCGGCCGGACATCTACCTCGCGGTCGAGACGTACGGCTCGGGCGAGGCGATCCGCGAGGCGCTGTCGCGCGGCGCCGGCCACGGCAAGTACACCGGTGTGCAGATCACCGACAGGCCCGCGGGCAGGGACAACCTGTGGATCTTCACCCATCTGCCCATCGCCCACGTCTACCCCAAGCCCGCGGGCGGCCGGCACATCACCGACTTCAACCTCGGCGGCATCCGCGTACGGCTGGCCGACGGGCAGCACCTGAACGCCTTCGTCACCTGGATCAACTACACCGACCCGTGGGTCGGCTACCTCATCGACGAGAACGCCGCGGGCATCAGGGCGGGGCTCACCCCCCGGCACACCGCCGAGCAGGTCGTGGCCGCCGACCAGCGCCAGACCGCGCAGCTGAAGGAGCTCGTCGACCAGCACCTGCCCGCCATGCTCGCCGGCAACACCGATCCCGTGGTGATCGGCGGCGACCTCAACACCGTGCCCGCCGACGACTGGAGCGCCACCTGGGCGGCCGCGCCCAACCATCTCGGCATGAGCTACCCGCTCACCGCGACCAAGGTCGTCACCGACGCGGGCTTCGTCGACACCTTCCGCGCCGCGCACCCCGACGCGGGCGCGGTGGAGGGCAGGACCTGGTCACCGCTGCCGACCGAGCGGCTCATCACGCCGCAGCGCATCGACCTGATCTTCGCCAGGGGCCCGGTCACCGTCGAGGGCGCCCAGGTGGTCGACCAGCGGATGCACCGCCACGGCCAGGGCACGTTCTACTCCGACCACGCCGCGGTGGTCGCCGACCTTCGCCTGTCCCGCTAG
- a CDS encoding mannitol dehydrogenase family protein, translated as MTALTQETVAALPEAVAVPSYDRSRLTVGIVHIGVGGFHRAHQAMYLDRLMNEGKAHDWAICGVGVLPGDARMRDALIAQDGLYTLVLKHPDGTREARVIGSITDYLFAPDDPEAVIEKMADPTVRIVSLTVTEGGYNIHPVTGAFDAGSPAIRADLEPGAVPATVFGLVTEALRRRRARGLVPFTVMSCDNIQGNGEVARHSFTAFARLVDAGLADWIEAAVAFPNSMVDRITPVTTDEDREAVTELFGVLDAWPVTCEPFTQWVLEDDFSRGRPPFEEAGVQVVADVEPYELMKLRLLNAGHQALCYFGYLSGHRYVHEAATDPAIAKFLLDYMDLEATPTLRPVPGVDLDGYKRTLIERFSNAEVRDTLARLCAESSDRIPKWLLPVVREQLAGGGPVTRAAAVVASWARYAEGADESGEPIVVVDRLRERLMAAAKAQRQRPTAFIEDRELFGDLADDERFVEPYLRALESLHAKGARATVRWLAG; from the coding sequence GTGACAGCACTGACGCAGGAGACCGTCGCCGCGCTGCCCGAGGCCGTGGCGGTCCCGTCCTATGACCGGTCCCGGCTCACGGTCGGCATCGTGCACATCGGCGTGGGCGGGTTCCACCGCGCCCACCAGGCGATGTACCTCGACCGGCTGATGAACGAGGGCAAGGCGCACGACTGGGCGATCTGTGGTGTCGGCGTCCTGCCGGGCGACGCGCGGATGCGAGACGCGCTGATCGCCCAGGACGGCCTCTACACGCTCGTGCTGAAGCATCCCGACGGCACCCGTGAGGCCCGGGTCATCGGGTCGATAACCGACTACCTCTTCGCCCCCGACGACCCCGAAGCGGTCATCGAGAAGATGGCCGACCCCACGGTGCGCATCGTCTCCCTGACCGTCACCGAGGGCGGCTACAACATCCACCCCGTCACGGGGGCCTTCGACGCCGGGTCCCCCGCGATCCGCGCCGACCTGGAGCCCGGCGCGGTCCCGGCGACGGTGTTCGGGCTGGTCACCGAGGCCCTGCGGCGTCGCCGCGCCCGCGGGCTCGTCCCGTTCACCGTGATGTCCTGCGACAACATCCAGGGGAACGGGGAAGTCGCGCGCCACTCCTTCACGGCGTTCGCCCGGCTGGTCGACGCCGGGCTCGCCGACTGGATCGAGGCCGCCGTCGCCTTCCCCAACTCCATGGTCGACCGCATCACCCCCGTCACCACCGACGAGGACCGTGAAGCGGTGACCGAGCTGTTCGGCGTCCTGGACGCCTGGCCCGTCACCTGCGAGCCGTTCACGCAGTGGGTGCTGGAGGACGACTTCTCCCGCGGACGGCCTCCGTTCGAAGAGGCGGGGGTCCAGGTCGTCGCGGACGTGGAGCCGTACGAGCTGATGAAGCTGCGCCTGCTCAACGCCGGGCACCAGGCGTTGTGCTACTTCGGGTACCTCAGCGGCCACCGATACGTCCACGAGGCGGCCACCGACCCCGCCATCGCGAAGTTCCTGCTCGACTACATGGACCTCGAGGCCACCCCGACGCTCAGGCCGGTGCCGGGCGTGGACCTGGACGGCTACAAGCGGACCCTCATCGAGAGGTTCTCGAACGCGGAGGTGCGCGACACGCTGGCGCGGCTGTGCGCCGAGTCGTCGGACCGGATCCCGAAGTGGCTGCTTCCCGTGGTGCGCGAGCAGTTGGCAGGCGGCGGCCCGGTGACCCGCGCGGCCGCCGTGGTGGCCAGCTGGGCCCGGTACGCCGAGGGGGCCGACGAGTCGGGCGAGCCGATCGTGGTCGTCGACCGGCTGAGGGAGCGGCTCATGGCGGCCGCGAAGGCGCAGCGGCAACGGCCCACGGCCTTCATCGAGGACAGGGAGCTGTTCGGCGATCTCGCCGACGACGAGCGCTTCGTCGAGCCGTACCTGCGCGCGCTCGAATCGCTGCACGCCAAGGGCGCCCGCGCT